In Gemmatimonas sp., a single genomic region encodes these proteins:
- a CDS encoding acyl-CoA dehydrogenase C-terminal domain-containing protein, with the protein MPAFHAPLDDIRYLLHDVHDIGQLAALPGFEEATPEMIDEVLRGGARFCEEVLFPLNQSGDAEGVHLANGIVTTPAGFKEAYQRYTADGWTAISAEPTYGGTGLPEMVRFVMEELLCSANLSFSMYPGLSHGAYSALMSHGSEELKQRFLPRLIDGSWGGTMCLTEAHAGTDLGILTTRAVPNADGTHAITGQKIFISAGEHDLTANIVHLVLAKLPDAPSGTKGISLFLVPKFLPTADGGLGARNGVTCGSVEHKMGIKASATCVLDFDQATGWMVGEPHKGMRAMFVMMNGARLAVGLQGLGLSEVAYQNARAYARERLQGRSLTGPKHPDGVADPILVHPDVRKGLLRIKSLNEGMRSLAYAVGIRIDLEHRHPDPAVRQDAADLVALMTPVIKAFLTDRGFENTNIALQTLGGHGYIKEYGIEQYVRDARIAQIYEGTNAVQALDLVGRKLPMEGGRLVRRFFELVKTDVDAAAAVAGLEEFAKALGASLYQLQKATMLLAERGFANPDEVGAAATEYLDLMGYTAVGWQWLRMATVSQQQLAAGAEDRRFHEAKLKTARFYFGRVLPGTAALLTAIQAGSAPVMALSADEF; encoded by the coding sequence ATGCCCGCTTTCCACGCGCCGCTCGACGACATCCGCTATCTCCTGCACGACGTGCACGACATTGGCCAGCTCGCCGCGCTCCCCGGGTTCGAGGAGGCCACGCCGGAGATGATCGACGAAGTGCTCCGCGGCGGGGCCCGCTTCTGCGAAGAGGTGCTCTTTCCGCTCAATCAGAGCGGCGACGCCGAGGGGGTCCATCTCGCGAACGGCATCGTGACCACCCCCGCGGGGTTCAAGGAGGCGTACCAGCGCTATACCGCCGACGGATGGACCGCGATCAGCGCCGAGCCGACGTACGGTGGCACCGGGCTCCCCGAAATGGTGCGCTTCGTCATGGAGGAGCTGCTCTGCTCGGCCAATCTCTCCTTCTCCATGTACCCCGGGCTTTCGCATGGTGCCTACAGCGCACTCATGAGCCACGGATCGGAGGAGCTCAAGCAGCGGTTCCTCCCGCGGCTCATCGATGGCAGCTGGGGCGGCACCATGTGTCTCACCGAGGCGCACGCGGGCACTGATCTGGGCATCCTCACCACGCGCGCGGTGCCGAATGCCGATGGCACCCATGCCATCACGGGGCAGAAGATCTTCATCAGCGCCGGGGAGCACGATCTCACGGCGAACATCGTGCATCTCGTCCTCGCCAAGCTCCCCGACGCGCCCAGCGGCACCAAGGGCATTTCCCTCTTCCTGGTCCCCAAGTTCCTCCCCACGGCAGACGGTGGGCTGGGGGCCCGCAACGGGGTCACGTGCGGCAGCGTGGAACACAAGATGGGGATCAAGGCCAGTGCCACCTGTGTGCTCGACTTCGATCAGGCCACGGGCTGGATGGTCGGGGAGCCGCACAAGGGCATGCGCGCCATGTTCGTCATGATGAACGGAGCGCGCCTGGCCGTGGGGCTGCAGGGACTCGGGCTCTCGGAGGTGGCGTACCAGAACGCGCGCGCGTATGCGCGGGAGCGACTGCAAGGCCGGTCGCTCACCGGTCCCAAGCACCCGGACGGCGTGGCCGACCCCATCCTCGTGCACCCGGACGTGCGCAAGGGGCTGTTGCGCATCAAGTCGCTCAACGAGGGCATGCGGTCGCTGGCGTACGCCGTGGGTATTCGCATCGATCTCGAACATCGGCACCCCGATCCCGCGGTGCGGCAGGATGCTGCCGATCTGGTGGCGCTCATGACGCCGGTCATCAAGGCCTTCCTCACCGATCGTGGCTTCGAGAACACCAACATCGCCCTGCAAACGCTCGGCGGGCACGGGTACATCAAGGAGTACGGCATTGAGCAGTACGTGCGCGATGCCCGTATCGCGCAAATCTACGAAGGCACCAATGCCGTGCAGGCGCTCGATCTGGTGGGGCGCAAGCTGCCCATGGAGGGCGGTCGTCTGGTGCGGCGCTTCTTCGAGCTGGTCAAGACCGACGTGGATGCCGCCGCGGCGGTGGCGGGGCTTGAGGAGTTCGCCAAGGCACTGGGGGCGTCGCTGTACCAGCTGCAGAAAGCCACCATGCTGCTCGCCGAGCGCGGCTTCGCCAACCCCGATGAAGTGGGCGCCGCGGCCACCGAATATCTCGATCTCATGGGCTACACGGCGGTGGGGTGGCAGTGGCTGCGCATGGCCACGGTCTCGCAACAGCAGCTGGCGGCGGGTGCGGAGGACCGGCGGTTCCACGAGGCCAAGCTCAAGACCGCCCGCTTCTACTTCGGGCGCGTCCTTCCCGGCACGGCAGCGCTGCTGACGGCCATCCAGGCAGGGAGCGCGCCGGTCATGGCGCTGTCGGCGGACGAGTTCTGA